The genomic window TCATGGTACAAGCCTTCTTTAGTCATTGCTAGTGATAGACTGATAAATCAGCCAATTTTTTATgagccattttttattttaatcattaacTGTGCCTACTTGGCCAATTAATAGAAGAGTCTATTGAATTTTTCTCCCAATTTAGTTACCTCTGTGAATTATCTACAAAtgattgtttcttttttttcttttcttttttttacatattcataGATGCAAACTCCTCACCTTTCAGTGACAACTCACCTTTTTGAGATCAAAATAGGTCACCTATGGGATTTGCATAGATCCAGTGAGAAATGTTTTTTATGGGATGGGATGGGTAAATAAGGGCAAATAATGAATTGGTTGTTTCAATAAGTACTGTACAGTGTTTcctttacttaaaaaatatgtctataaagggtaatattttatgtatttgaggtctgagatgtgggaatggagaagagagagagggaaaacaGTTTCCAGTTTAGCTCAGTTTTGCTGTCTAATCTGCCAATTTTGTCTTAAATAGCCTCCATAGCActtcatattttataaaatgagattttgaccaaatgttgcaacaatatgttatttatttcgtgaaaaattacagtttaggacatataaggtaataaaaaataaattaaaatatctctTAACATAACTAAACATGAGCATGTAAagcaaatatctttaaaaaaaaatgtgtgcgGAACATGCCCCCGCCCCACGCAATGTTCTCACCTTTTTTCCCACTtacctgtttgcatccctgCATATTATAGGGAATTTTGAGATGTATGTGCAAtgtttcaataataataataataataataataataataataataataataattcattatgctgaaaaaagcttttattactactattattatggtagcactttacaataaggttcagtagttaactacattacttaacatgaactaataatgaactgcacttattaattacagtatttattaatctttgttaatgttaatttcaacatttactaatacattattataattttgttaacattagttaatgcaatgtgaactaacatgaacaaacaatgaacaactgtattttcattaactaacattaacgaagattagtaaatacagtaacaaatgtacagtattgctcatggttagttcgtGATAGTTAATacgttaaataatgtttaactaatgaatcttattgtaaagtgttaacattattattattgcatctCAATTGCTATGTTTGCCACTTTGCTCTCTAATAATATTACTCTGTTCAGCCTTGACCTAAACTGAAGCTGAAATATCGAATTTACCCAAGAAACAACTTCCCCTCTGTGCTTGGCTGATGGTTTGTGAAACAGagtacatttcttttaaagggatagttcaccccaaaatggtgtactcactctcatgttgttacattgtaacaaaaaaagatattggGGGTTGGATTGTTAAACTATCTTTTTAAAAGAGTTTCATTGCTTTTCTTCAGTTGCTTCATAAAGTCATGGCCTAAACACTCTCTATTCTTATACAGACAAACACCGACATCAAACTGAAGGCAGTCGTCACGTGATTGCACGTCTACAGGAAATCCCTTCCTCCAAGGAGGTATGGTTCCGTGCTGCAGTCATCACCGTTCCCATCGCTGGTGGCCTCATCTTGGTCCTCCTCATCATGTTGGCCCTGCGTATGCTCCGCAGCGAAAACCGCAGACTGCGACAACAGAGGCGAGAAATGCTGTCTCGCCTTCATTACAGCTTCCACGGCCAACACCTTACCAAGGGTCATGTGGCAAAACTGGACTTAGAGTGTATGGTTCCAGTAGGAGGCCATGAGAACTGCTGCTTGACCTGCGACAAGATTCGACAGTCTGATCTTAGCAGCCAGCGACTTCTGTCATTGGTCAACTGGGGAAAGTACAGCGGCCGAGGCAAGCTGGATTTTGTGTGATGACTTTAGAATTTATTTTCCTTCGTGGGACTTTTTTGACtaaaacttgttttattttaacacttcAAATGGAGGAGCAGCAAACAAGAACTCAAAAGAGAACACTTGAAAGCACTAACCATATGGTTTTTGCTCTAGAAGCACTTTACTTGAATTAGAGACTTGAGGAGAAGACTGCTTGTGTATAAGCTGCGACGAGGAGCAGCTTTGTGCTGGTATTCTTTATAACCGAAGGATTCCAAGAAATATATTTGGTTTAAACGTTTGCACTTTTTGTATAAAGAAACTATGGTTGATTTGCTTTAATAGTGGTGTACGACTAGTGTGTCAACATTCTCATAAAAATGTGTGCAAAAATTAACTggtacaacagcttgtcactggggcgATACCCTTTAAAGGTAATCTTGGTACCTTATTTACCCTTAAAAAGTTCATAGTAGTACCTTAAGGGTACATATTACTACTCAGTCAGGGGTAGATGAGGTACAAAGTTGTCCCTTTAAACGTACTTccccagtgacaagctgttgtacccCTAAAAGTAAcgtttttgcacattttttctgacagtgaaGAATGACTGCTGGTGTGAATGTGTAACTTTTCACTGTTAAagttatagttcacccaaaaatgaaatttctgtcataatttactccccctcatggtGTTCTAAACCTTTCAGCTGTTTCAGTAGAAACTTTGAAGCTCCAATAAGGACATAAAAGAAGGAATAAACATAATCTATACAACTCTAGTGGTTCAAATtaaagtcttctgaagcaatATTATCACTTTGTACAATGAAcaagcaacattttaaaaagtattaattcacaaatcaaatcaaatcaaatcattgATAAACTCATGCATACATAGCCCAAATCAAATATGCCGATACATCAATTAAACCATTAAACCTTATTGGTGCTGTGGTTATGATGTTAAGGAGATTGAATGTTTTGGATCTTATTGACTTTATATTAGAACTGAAACACTTCTGTGTTCCACAAAGTCAGGCAAGTGTGGAGtggcatgagtgtgagtaaaagatttttgactttttttttgtttttttgttgggggtggttgaactaaccctttaatgttcacCAGTCACCTCTGGCCTGCTTGTAGATTTTACTCACTGTAAAGATGTTTCACTGTAAATATTACATGTTCAACAAACAATCAGTTTGGTATTTTGTATCTTCATTGTCTCTTGTTCAATGAGATCGCATTGGGTGGTAATGTGAAGCTGATCAGCACTGAAAGTACTCACTGTTGTATGATATTGACAAGCTCATTATACCCAGAGGGAAAAGTCTTGGCTAATGTTTCAGTATGTCAACACATGCACAGTTGCAACCACTCGACTGAGGCATTGGAATCATTAGCTGCAGCATAAGGGCATGGCAGTGTAGTGTGGTAGCTATTACAATCATGTTTTACAGTAGCGCTACACTGACTGACTCAGTCCCCAGGCCACAATCACTCAGCTTCAAACTCTCTCACAGTTACCACTCGGCTTCTTTGGAAAGAATTCAGATCCTCTGTGTAAACTTTCCCTCTCACACTACTTAATTCCACTGGACTGAAGGTGTGGTTGACATCAGATCTAGTGCAAAAAAGTTGGTGTCTTGGCTCCTTTCTTTTGCTTTGCAAAGAGGTAGAGGTCCTACAATCATCTTACAAATAATCCCTCATGACAGCACACCATGTCTCtgtagccttttttttttttttttttgcaggaaatgcacttaacatttattttacattttagtcCACTCCTGAGATCCTGAGTCTTAACAGTCTCTTTCATACACTTCCTCAAACTATTTGTCCCCATTCACTTTCCAAGTCATCGCGGCGCTGCACACTTGGCTTCTGGCTCAATGCACAAGAAGTTAACAGTTATTGTTGGCCCTGGAGAAGAATGCAAGCTTTATTGCAGTGAATAGGATAAAAGGCATGTTCCTCTGACAGTAATAACAGGGAACTTCTTCTGTGGCccgcatttattttaaaacataaaatcaaaTTCGTTGATGTGCATTTTTCAGAGGTTAACATCAGAACAGAACAACACTTTCTTTTGCCTTCTTGGGCTTTTGGTGGTGCTGCTTATTCCAGAATGTATTACTAACCTTCACTAACTATTGCTGCAATTTTTTGATTATTGCACAGTAGCTActgtatgtttacatgcacccaaataTTCAGTTTGTAATTGGTGGCAGCATATATGAAGGAAGTTTTACCAAGCTCAGTACACAAAGATTGTAGCTTTTTTGCGTTCCACTCCAAATTTTTACACCCTTcactcgctaacttccctccgtCTCATGGACTCAGATGTGCGTCATTGCTTATgttgcatgagtgcccactactggcgtaACTCGTGCATAAGGTTTAAATGGAATGcactaagcccttgatcacttgaaATTCACTATGGGTGAACCCTTCTTACTTTTAAAACCCCTTTTTATAAAATCCTATAGGTGT from Megalobrama amblycephala isolate DHTTF-2021 linkage group LG17, ASM1881202v1, whole genome shotgun sequence includes these protein-coding regions:
- the bambib gene encoding BMP and activin membrane-bound inhibitor homolog (Xenopus laevis) b, encoding MRRNSSLVSIWLQLELCAMAVLLTKGEIRCYCDAPHCVATGYMCKSELNACFTRTLDPQSTKSLLSHGCYDPLLNSGKTCHAESTYDTVHGSTLQCCHEDMCNYRGLQDLAYRGSDIHDKHRHQTEGSRHVIARLQEIPSSKEVWFRAAVITVPIAGGLILVLLIMLALRMLRSENRRLRQQRREMLSRLHYSFHGQHLTKGHVAKLDLECMVPVGGHENCCLTCDKIRQSDLSSQRLLSLVNWGKYSGRGKLDFV